In the Gorilla gorilla gorilla isolate KB3781 chromosome 10, NHGRI_mGorGor1-v2.1_pri, whole genome shotgun sequence genome, one interval contains:
- the NTS gene encoding neurotensin/neuromedin N, whose protein sequence is MMAGMKIQLVCMLLLAFSSWSLCSDSEEEMKALEADFLTNMHTSKISKAHVPSWKMTLLNVCSLVNNLNGPAEETGEVHEEELVARRKLPTALDGFSLEAMLTIYQLHKICHSRAFQHWELIQEDILDTGNDKNEKEEVIKRKIPYILKRQLYENKPRRPYILKRDSYYY, encoded by the exons ATGATGGCAGGAATGAAAATCCAGCTTGTATGCATGCTACTCCTGGCTTTCAGCTCCTGGAGTCTGTGCTCAG ATTCAGAAGAGGAAATGAAAGCATTAGAAGCAGATTTCTTGACCAATATGCATACATCAAag aTTAGTAAAGCACATGTTCCCTCTTGGAAGATGACTCTGCTAAATGTTTGCAGTCTTGTAAATAATTTGAATGGCCCAGCTGAGGAAACAGGAGAAGTTCATGAAGAGGAGCTTGTTGCAAGAAGGAAACTTCCTACTGCTTTAGATGGCTTTAGCTTGGAAGCAATGTTGACAATATACCAGCTCCACAAAATCTGTCACAGCAGGGCTTTTCAACACTGGGAG TTAATCCAGGAAGATATTCTTGATACTGgaaatgacaaaaatgaaaaggaagaagtcattAAGAGAAAAATTCCTTATATTCTGAAACGGCAGCTGTATGAGAATAAACCCAGAAGACCCTACATACTCAAAAGAGATTCTTACTATTACTGA